Proteins encoded by one window of Micromonospora coxensis:
- a CDS encoding alpha/beta fold hydrolase, protein MRAVAPGRAASRPSPPGRFGPAELRLALAAPRPAAGLTSEWRLVDGLRVHTRRTADPGGEAAPVVLVHGLAVSHRYLTPLAVALSATHPVYVPDLPGFGLTERPGRAYDARQHAAFLASWLAAYRLPPVCLVGHSFGAEVAAALAARRPEAVRALVLAGPTSDPAARSRRGLVGRWLVDTVREAPLQAPILLRDVWDARPWRVYATLAHSVRNAVEEDLLRVTAPTLVVTGSRDPVVPPAWRSQVARLVPHARPLVVPGAAHNVATTAPREVAAVIRTLLAPTLTR, encoded by the coding sequence GTGAGGGCGGTCGCGCCGGGACGAGCCGCGAGCCGGCCCAGCCCGCCGGGGCGCTTCGGGCCCGCCGAGCTGCGGCTCGCGCTGGCCGCGCCCCGGCCCGCCGCCGGCCTGACCAGCGAGTGGCGGCTGGTCGACGGGCTGCGCGTGCACACCCGCCGGACGGCCGACCCGGGTGGTGAGGCCGCCCCGGTGGTGCTGGTGCACGGGCTGGCCGTCTCGCACCGCTACCTCACCCCGCTGGCCGTCGCGCTGTCGGCCACCCATCCGGTGTACGTGCCGGACCTGCCCGGCTTCGGGCTGACCGAGCGGCCCGGTCGGGCGTACGACGCCCGGCAGCACGCCGCGTTCCTGGCGTCCTGGCTGGCCGCGTACCGGCTGCCGCCGGTCTGCCTGGTCGGCCACTCGTTCGGCGCGGAGGTCGCCGCCGCGCTGGCCGCCCGCCGGCCCGAGGCGGTACGCGCCCTGGTGCTCGCCGGCCCGACCAGCGACCCGGCCGCCCGGTCCCGCCGCGGGCTGGTCGGCCGCTGGCTGGTCGACACCGTACGGGAGGCGCCGTTGCAGGCGCCGATCCTGCTGCGCGACGTGTGGGACGCCCGCCCCTGGCGGGTGTACGCCACCCTCGCCCACTCGGTCCGCAACGCCGTCGAGGAGGACCTGCTCCGGGTCACCGCGCCGACCCTCGTGGTGACCGGGTCCCGCGACCCCGTCGTACCGCCGGCCTGGCGCTCCCAGGTGGCCCGGCTGGTCCCCCACGCCCGCCCGCTGGTCGTGCCCGGCGCCGCGCACAACGTCGCGACCACCGCGCCCCGCGAGGTGGCCGCCGTGATCCGCACCCTGCT
- a CDS encoding TIGR03557 family F420-dependent LLM class oxidoreductase gives MVNVGYTLMCEQAGPKQLVDYAVRAEAAGFDQLVISDHYYPWLDSQGHSPYAWSVLGAVAHATSRAELMSFVTCPIRRYHPAVVAQKASTVGALSDGRFTLGLGAGENLNEHVVGAWPHVQQRHEMFEEALQIIRPLLNGETLSFSGNHYDVPEAYVWDRPERPVPMAVAASGPSSAALAAEYADGIVATEPDPRIIQLYDDAGGVGQPRYGQVAICYGPDEAECRKIVHDQFRWFGMGWKVNADLPAPEAFAAATQYVREEDVAEGISCGPDVDTHVEAFKKFVDAGFTHVAIVQVGGDSQPMFLDWAQEELLPRLRDL, from the coding sequence ATGGTCAACGTCGGCTACACCCTGATGTGCGAGCAGGCCGGTCCGAAACAGCTGGTCGACTACGCGGTACGGGCGGAGGCGGCCGGCTTCGACCAGCTGGTGATCTCCGATCACTACTACCCGTGGCTGGACTCGCAGGGGCACTCCCCGTACGCCTGGTCGGTGCTCGGCGCGGTCGCGCACGCCACCAGCCGGGCCGAGCTGATGTCCTTCGTGACCTGCCCGATCCGCCGCTACCACCCGGCCGTCGTCGCCCAGAAGGCCAGCACCGTCGGGGCGCTCTCCGACGGCCGGTTCACCCTCGGCCTGGGCGCCGGGGAGAACCTCAACGAGCACGTCGTCGGCGCGTGGCCGCACGTGCAGCAGCGGCACGAGATGTTCGAGGAGGCGTTGCAGATCATCCGGCCGCTGCTCAACGGCGAGACGCTCAGCTTCTCGGGCAACCACTACGACGTGCCGGAGGCGTACGTCTGGGACCGGCCCGAGCGGCCCGTGCCGATGGCCGTCGCCGCGTCCGGGCCGTCGTCGGCCGCGCTCGCCGCCGAGTACGCCGACGGCATCGTCGCCACCGAGCCCGACCCCCGGATCATCCAGCTCTACGACGACGCCGGTGGCGTGGGCCAGCCCCGCTACGGCCAGGTCGCCATCTGCTACGGCCCCGACGAGGCCGAGTGCCGCAAGATCGTGCACGACCAGTTCCGCTGGTTCGGGATGGGCTGGAAGGTCAACGCCGACCTGCCCGCTCCGGAGGCGTTCGCCGCCGCCACCCAGTACGTGCGCGAGGAGGACGTCGCCGAGGGCATCTCCTGCGGCCCGGACGTGGACACCCACGTCGAGGCGTTCAAGAAGTTCGTCGACGCGGGCTTCACCCACGTGGCGATCGTGCAGGTGGGCGGCGACAGCCAGCCGATGTTCCTGGACTGGGCGCAGGAGGAGCTGCTGCCCCGACTGCGCGACCTGTGA